A section of the Lineus longissimus chromosome 1, tnLinLong1.2, whole genome shotgun sequence genome encodes:
- the LOC135497049 gene encoding uncharacterized protein LOC135497049 — protein sequence MELFCEDEGITDKPKKALKILRGIGDEGLRRLNASGLSDPDKKDPDKLWALFQDQLRIAVNPRVKRLQLRNYLQKKDETLDDFVNRTRTLANECGFETKAAAVAEGRKHEAIVAGHKSITSALTQESGAAARMDVDAVKSRPSRQPCGNCLLHHKPRQCPAYNDECKACGTLGHWEKCCRKSKNGRKPYQNAERRGRRGSGTGRRGNRRPVHEIGYTDERDSDQSDPETLGLQQFSSIKISSACLDALRTGVKPETEAYVNLDVRIPDIKGTHLLELKIDTGASGNTLPVRTYKQMYGKTATKQRLKPLVNTVLTAYSSQRISCWGTIIIKCRYKDQPFQDVTFYVVDVPGPAVLGLPSCRSMKLVTIHCDAQTISTPETKQAKPIKSVADLMRAYPNQFDTIGNLGKPVKLHLKEDAVPFQDPPRKYAIHMKPRLKTELDHIEKMGVIRKLNKALKRCPHKIPTIEEINHALARCTVFSKLDAKSGYWAIPLEEESQLLTDLRTPFGRYCWTHLPFGLAVSQDIFQSRMDDVLEGLTCTVGIADDVIVGGEGDAHHDSNLVALMEKSGPAGVVFNSTKCLIRKPSVPFFGNLYSSRGVRPDPGKVKDIAEMPVPQDKDDLHRFLGMMTYLSPHIPNYSAEACILRGLLKKDVPFEWSEDHQKQFEHLKTLISSDSTLAYYDPKQPVTLEVDASQKGLGAALLQHGRPVAFASKALSDTQSRYSNIEREALGLVHGIERFHTYLYGRFFTAITDHKPLVMLKEKPLYRLPGRLDRMFQKIGGYNFELVYRPGSEMILFDVLSRLPNPSNNTEVKLATRVHSVAADVVPETYQDQEIEGDTINQDLVHCGIYKPQQLRDLTSSDPVLQQLSEYIWRGWPAKQHDLPAPLRQSWSYRDELAIEDGILFKEKQVVIPETLRKNILEQLHDAHQGIEKTRRLARELVYWPTLTKMWKILSRNAVLARSTDLKTRRSPLSRMRLPKDHG from the exons ATGGAATTATTCTGTGAAGATGAAGGAATAACGGACAAGCCAAAGAAAGCGCTGAAGATTTTGCGGGGCATAGGTGACGAAGGCTTACGACGCCTAAATGCTAGTGGGTTGTCTGATCCAGATAAGAAAGATCCAGATAAACTCTGGGCGCTTTTTCAAGATCAACTACGCATAGCTGTCAACCCACGAGTGAAAAGGCTGCAATTACGCAACTACCTGCAGAAGAAAGATGAAACTCTTGATGACTTTGTGAATAGAACACGAACCTTAGCTAATGAATGTGGTTTTGAGACCAAAG CTGCTGCTGTTGCTGAAGGCCGCAAACACGAGGCCATAGTTGCTGGCCACAAGAGCATAACGTCAGCACTCACGCAAGAATCTGGCGCAGCTGCAAGGATGGATGTTGATGCTGTCAAGTCGAGGCCGAGTCGCCAGCCATGCGGCAACTGCCTGCTTCATCACAAACCACGCCAGTGCCCTGCCTATAATGATGAATGTAAGGCCTGTGGGACTCTTGGCCACTGGGAAAAATGTTGCAGAAAATCGAAAAATGGACGGAAGCCCTATCAAAATGCTGAGCGACGTGGTAGACGTGGTAGTGGTACTGGTAGAAGAGGTAACAGGAGGCCTGTTCACGAAATTGGCTACACAGATGAACGAGATTCCGACCAGAGTGACCCAGAAACACTTGGTCTACAGCAGTTCAGCTCCATCAAAATATCAAGTGCGTGTTTAGATGCACTTCGTACTGGGGTCAAACCTGAAACAGAAGCCTACGTCAACTTGGATGTGAGAATCCCAGACATAAAAGGAACGCATCTTTTGGAGCTGAAGATAGATACTGGCGCATCAGGAAACACCCTGCCTGTCCGCACATACAAACAAATGTATGGGAAAACAGCTACCAAGCAGAGACTGAAACCACTTGTCAACACTGTACTCACAGCCTACAGTAGTCAGCGTATATCCTGCTGGGGGACAATAATCATAAAATGCAGGTACAAGGACCAGCCATTTCAGGATGTTACCTTCTATGTCGTTGATGTTCCAGGGCCAGCTGTCCTAGGCCTGCCGTCATGCCGCTCTATGAAGCTTGTTACGATCCACTGTGATGCACAGACTATTTCAACCCCAGAGACCAAACAGGCTAAACCCATAAAGTCTGTTGCGGATTTGATGAGGGCATACCCAAACCAGTTTGATACCATTGGTAATCTCGGGAAACCAGTCAAGCTACACCTGAAAGAAGATGCTGTGCCATTCCAAGACCCCCCACGAAAGTATGCCATCCACATGAAGCCAAGACTCAAAACCGAGCTGGATCACATAGAAAAGATGGGTGTAATCAGGAAA CTCAACAAAGCACTCAAGAGATGCCCGCACAAGATACCCACCATTGAAGAAATCAACCATGCACTAGCCAGATGTACCGTATTCAGCAAACTTGATGCAAAATCAGGATACTGGGCCATACCCCTGGAAGAAGAAAGCCAGCTTCTCACCGACCTCAGGACTCCATTCGGACGGTATTGCTGGACCCATCTACCGTTTGGCTTGGCAGTGAGCCAAGACATCTTCCAGAGCAGGATGGACGATGTCTTAGAAGGCCTGACATGCACCGTAGGCATAGCAGACGACGTAATCGTAGGAGGTGAAGGTGATGCGCACCATGATAGCAACCTGGTAGCCCTGATGGAAAAGTCTGGACCAGCTGGTGTCGTCTTCAACAGTACAAAGTGTCTCATTCGAAAGCCGTCGGTACCATTCTTTGGTAATTTGTACAGTAGTAGAGGCGTGCGACCTGATCCCGGGAAGGTGAAAGATATCGCTGAGATGCCCGTACCTCAGGACAAGGACGATCTCCATCGATTCCTGGGCATGATGACATACCTGAGTCCGCACATACCAAACTACAGTGCCGAGGCATGTATTCTCCGTGGCCTACTGAAGAAAGACGTTCCGTTTGAGTGGTCTGAAGACCATCAGAAACAGTTTGAGCACCTTAAAACCCTCATCTCTAGTGACTCCACCCTGGCTTACTATGACCCGAAGCAGCCAGTGACCCTCGAGGTTGATGCATCCCAGAAAGGACTCGGTGCAGCTCTACTCCAGCATGGTCGGCCTGTTGCTTTTGCATCCAAAGCCCTATCAGACACTCAGTCAAGATACTCGAACATAGAGCGTGAAGCACTTGGTCTCGTTCATGGCATTGAGCGGTTTCACACATACCTTTACGGCCGATTTTTTACCGCTATCACGGACCACAAGCCCCTTGTGATGCTAAAAGAGAAGCCTCTCTACCGACTACCAGGCCGCCTAGATCGAATGTTCCAGAAAATTGGAGGATACAACTTTGAACTAGTTTATCGCCCCGGCTCCGAGATGATTCTCTTTGATGTGCTAAGTCGCCTGCCCAACCCGTCAAATAATACTGAAGTAAAACTAGCTACCAGAGTCCATTCTGTCGCAGCTGATGTAGTGCCAGAAACTTACCAGGATCAAGAGATAGAGGGTGACACGATCAACCAAGACCTTGTCCACTGTGGAATCTACAAACCACAGCAACTCCGTGACCTCACAAGCAGCGATCCAGTCCTGCAGCAATTAAGCGAGTACATCTGGAGAGGCTGGCCAGCAAAACAGCATGATCTTCCAGCACCATTAAGGCAGTCCTGGTCATACAGAGATGAGCTAGCTATTGAGGATGGTATACTGTTCAAGGAAAAGCAAGTCGTTATTCCAGAGACACTTCGAAAAAACATCCTCGAACAGCTCCACGATGCTCACCAGGGCATTGAGAAAACAAGAAGGCTGGCGAGGGAATTGGTATACTGGCCAACATTAACAAAGATGTGGAAGATCTTGTCTCGAAATGCAGTACTTGCCAGGAGTACCGACCTCAAGACAAGAAGGAGCCCCTTATCCCGCATGAGATTGCCAAAGGACCATGGATGA